CGATGCCGCCCTCGGCGCGGACCTCCAGTGGCGGAGCCTGAAGCCGGCCATGGCTTAATTCAAGCCGCCCGGGCGTGAGTTTGCCGGTCAAAAAGATACTTCCGGGATCGCCGGTCGATTTTACCGGCTGTTCACCCCAGTGCAGGGCAATCTCTTGCAGATTGGCCTGCAGGTCGAGCGTGACCTGCTCCGGCGGACCCTCGACTTTCAGCGTGAGGGGAACCGGACCGTCGGCACTGAACTTCTCCGGCCACCGGGTCGGCAGCAGGGCGAGCAGGGGCCGCAGCGGCAAGGTGCCGCCGGCTTCCAGCAGCAGGTTTCGGGCAGGAGCGAAGGGCTTCGCCAGCGACCCCGAAAAGTGAAACGGTGCATCGAGGAACAGGCCCTTGCCGTCCTGGACGGTAATCAGGTCATTTGCCAGTCGGGCGACCAGGCTGACTCCCCGGAGCGGACCGCCGCGCTCAAGGCGAAGGACGGCATCGCGAACCCTGAGCGTCCCTTGCTGCAGGGGGAAGTCGGCATCCATCTGGGTGTAGCCGGACAAGGGACCGCTGAACCGGGCCGACTCGATCTCCACCACCCCGCCGCCGAGGCTCTGGCGGAGCTGGTGCGAAGCGCTCTCCGGATTGCGGTCGGGAAGCAGGCGGCCAAGTTGGAGCAGAGGGAGTCTGCCGTTCGTCAACTCTCCCCGCAACCACGGCTGCTCGTTCCGCTCCTCCAGGCTAAAGCTCCCGGCCAGCTCCATTTCGTCTGCCCGGAGAGTCAGCTCGGTAAACTGCTGGCTGGTTCCCTGGTCGTTCCAGTTCCCCTGAAAACGGATCTGCTGAAAAACCAATGGTTCGTGGTAGAAATCGGGAAGCCGCAGCTGCAGGTTGGCGCTGTCGATCCGGCCTTCAACGCGCAGGCCGGCGGTAGGAGAGCCGATCAACCGGAGGTGCAGAGAGAGTGCCCCCGCCGTTTGCATTTTGTGCAGACCGGTGGCATAGCGTTGCAGCAACGGTCCGGGGGCCAGATGGTCGAGCGCCAGTTCGAGGTTGACGCCGACACCGTGCCAGATGGGCCGCTCACGGCCGATTTTGACCTCTCCGGTCAGGGCCAAGGGCGAGGTGGTCCCGTCCTGGACCAGGTGGCCGGCGAGGCGCAGACGAATCGCCTGGTTCAGGGCGATGTTCGCCATGTGCGCCTCGAGGCGCTCCAGGGTGATTGCGAAGGGGCGGTCCGGGTCGCGGCGGTCCAGCAGGTGCAGGGTTCCATTGCTGACCCTGAGGGCACGGATCAGGGTGTCGCCCAGGATGCCCTGATCCAGCTTTAGGGCGGAAGGGGGCTCGATATCAGCGGCCGTCGGCGGATTGAGGGTGAGGCTGAGGTGGGGAGCCTCCAGCAGGATTTCGGAGAAAGTCACTTCCCGCTTCAGCAGAGGGAGCAACTCGAGCTTGAGAAACAGATTGTCGGCCCGTAAGACGCCGGTTTCCCCTTCACCCGAACCGATCCGCAGGTCGGCAAAGCTGAAGGCGGGGCCGTGGCGCCAGGACAGGCGGGCCTTGCCCAACTGCACCGGCTGGGAGAGGGCAGTGCTCAGGGTGGACTGCAACTGCTCGCGGTAGCGGTTGAGATCGAAGGTGGCAATGAAGGTTGCCACGGCCGCCAGCGCCAGAAGGAGCAGGCCGGCCAGGATGCTGAGGAGGGGGTGGCGACGGAACATGGATG
The Desulfuromonadales bacterium DNA segment above includes these coding regions:
- a CDS encoding AsmA family protein, whose translation is MFRRHPLLSILAGLLLLALAAVATFIATFDLNRYREQLQSTLSTALSQPVQLGKARLSWRHGPAFSFADLRIGSGEGETGVLRADNLFLKLELLPLLKREVTFSEILLEAPHLSLTLNPPTAADIEPPSALKLDQGILGDTLIRALRVSNGTLHLLDRRDPDRPFAITLERLEAHMANIALNQAIRLRLAGHLVQDGTTSPLALTGEVKIGRERPIWHGVGVNLELALDHLAPGPLLQRYATGLHKMQTAGALSLHLRLIGSPTAGLRVEGRIDSANLQLRLPDFYHEPLVFQQIRFQGNWNDQGTSQQFTELTLRADEMELAGSFSLEERNEQPWLRGELTNGRLPLLQLGRLLPDRNPESASHQLRQSLGGGVVEIESARFSGPLSGYTQMDADFPLQQGTLRVRDAVLRLERGGPLRGVSLVARLANDLITVQDGKGLFLDAPFHFSGSLAKPFAPARNLLLEAGGTLPLRPLLALLPTRWPEKFSADGPVPLTLKVEGPPEQVTLDLQANLQEIALHWGEQPVKSTGDPGSIFLTGKLTPGRLELSHGRLQAPPLEVRAEGGIDRAPDKAFRVAIDLAPLPLKEIVPFLPALERFALRGAASGQFEITGSDGKINNRTGTFYLRGFGMHLRGAVADINDGNGQFRLLDDGLDFEHVSAKLGISPVRIDGSVRNFSDPRLEMHVQAKTIRADELIFNSEKLVLRDVDGRLVIDKGGILFESVKVRLNGGTAAVVAGTLKDFSAPQVNLDIKAERANIDEVIGLWQRSAEPAQGQQQRQGKGKVAVLIDARVREGILGPLHFQNAEGKIGFADGKLTVFPLLFDAGAGRCTGQVEVDRLPDGSSLLKISGHLENFDAAALQHELFKRRGLITGTLK